One Pseudomonas rhizophila DNA window includes the following coding sequences:
- the ehuD gene encoding ectoine/hydroxyectoine ABC transporter permease subunit EhuD produces MTLFDWSYAAQILPDLLRASLNTVGITLIGFLIAIVLGLFLAIGRRSRKVWLSWPATAVIEFIRSTPLLIQVYFLYYVLPNYGLSLTAMQVGILGIGLHYACYIAEVYRSGLDAVPRAQWEAVTALNIAPYNAYRNIILPQALRPIIPPLGNYLVAMLKDTPVLSAITVVEIMQQAKNIGSEHFRYLEPITMVGLFFLALSLALAYLVRRLETRMELR; encoded by the coding sequence ATGACCCTGTTCGACTGGTCCTACGCCGCACAGATCCTGCCGGACTTGCTGCGCGCCTCGCTCAATACGGTGGGCATCACCCTGATCGGCTTTCTGATTGCGATTGTCCTGGGGCTGTTCCTGGCAATTGGTCGGCGCAGCCGAAAAGTCTGGCTGTCATGGCCGGCCACCGCCGTGATCGAGTTCATCCGCAGTACGCCGCTGCTGATCCAGGTGTATTTCCTCTATTACGTGCTGCCTAACTACGGCTTGAGCCTGACGGCCATGCAAGTGGGGATTCTGGGCATCGGCCTGCACTACGCCTGCTACATCGCCGAGGTCTATCGCAGCGGCCTCGACGCGGTGCCGCGGGCGCAGTGGGAAGCGGTGACGGCGTTGAACATCGCTCCGTACAACGCTTACCGCAACATCATCCTGCCCCAGGCGCTGCGGCCGATCATACCGCCGCTGGGCAATTACCTGGTGGCGATGCTCAAGGACACGCCGGTGCTGTCGGCGATCACCGTGGTGGAAATCATGCAGCAGGCCAAGAACATCGGCTCCGAGCATTTCCGTTACCTGGAGCCGATCACCATGGTCGGCCTGTTCTTCCTCGCCCTGAGCCTCGCCTTGGCCTATCTGGTACGGCGCCTTGAAACGCGCATGGAGCTACGCTAA
- the ehuA gene encoding ectoine/hydroxyectoine ABC transporter ATP-binding protein EhuA translates to MTLPLSSPTDLSRRSTLASQQEAPAMQDQTPSRPIVSFQDVTKSYGSFTVLDHLNLDVAPGEKVAIIGPSGSGKSTLLRVLMTLEGIDQGQIRIEDDSLTHMPNRNGVLVPANDRHIRRVRGKIGMVFQSFNLFPHMTALQNVIEAPVQVLGMNPKEARERAADLLELVGLGSKLDHYPSQLSGGQQQRVAIARALAMRPKVMLFDEVTSALDPELCGEVLNVIRKLGAEHNLTMLMVTHQMGFAREFADRVCFFYKGQIHEQGTPAQIFENPQQERTCAFLSAVKEAN, encoded by the coding sequence ATGACTTTACCCCTGTCCTCGCCCACCGATTTGTCCCGGCGCAGCACGCTGGCGTCGCAGCAGGAGGCCCCGGCCATGCAAGATCAGACACCGTCCCGGCCGATCGTGAGTTTCCAGGACGTGACCAAAAGCTATGGCAGCTTTACGGTGCTCGACCATCTGAACCTGGATGTCGCGCCCGGTGAAAAAGTCGCGATCATCGGCCCCAGCGGCTCGGGCAAGTCCACATTGTTGCGGGTGTTGATGACCCTGGAAGGCATCGACCAGGGCCAGATCCGCATCGAAGATGACTCCCTGACCCACATGCCCAACCGCAACGGCGTGCTGGTGCCGGCCAACGACCGGCACATCCGCCGTGTGCGCGGCAAGATCGGCATGGTGTTCCAGAGCTTCAATCTGTTTCCCCACATGACCGCGCTGCAAAACGTGATCGAGGCGCCGGTGCAGGTGCTGGGCATGAATCCGAAGGAAGCCCGGGAGCGCGCCGCCGATTTACTGGAGCTGGTGGGGCTGGGCAGCAAGCTCGACCATTACCCTTCGCAGTTGTCCGGCGGCCAGCAACAACGGGTGGCGATTGCCCGGGCGCTGGCGATGCGACCCAAGGTGATGCTGTTTGACGAAGTGACCTCGGCACTCGATCCGGAACTGTGTGGCGAAGTGCTGAATGTGATCCGCAAACTGGGGGCCGAGCACAACCTGACCATGCTGATGGTGACCCACCAGATGGGCTTCGCCCGGGAATTCGCCGACCGGGTGTGCTTCTTCTACAAAGGGCAGATCCACGAACAGGGCACTCCGGCGCAGATCTTCGAAAACCCGCAGCAGGAGCGCACGTGCGCGTTCTTGAGTGCGGTGAAAGAGGCTAACTGA
- a CDS encoding aspartate aminotransferase family protein, protein MTAACLMTTYQPLALNFTHGLGTRLWDQDGREYLDAVAGVAVTNVGHSHPRLVEAISEQAGLLLHTSNLYGIDWQQRLAKKLTQLSAMDRVFFNNSGAEANETALKLARLYGWHKGIEQPLVVVMENAFHGRTLGTLSASDGPAVRLGFNRLPGDFIKVPFGDLAALENIQQVHGERIVAVLVEPIQGESGVQLAPPGYLKTLRQLCTRRAWLLMLDEIQTGIGRTGQWFAFQHEGIVPDVMTLAKGLGNGVPIGACVARGKAAELFTPGSHGSTFGGNPLACRVGCTVLDIIQEQGLLDNARHQGEQLLNRLTAELADNPNVLAIRGQGLMIGVELKQPVRDLSLCAARDHALLINVTRGKTIRLLPPLTIDGREVEMIVRGVSRCLAQD, encoded by the coding sequence ATGACCGCCGCCTGCCTGATGACCACCTACCAACCCCTGGCGCTGAATTTCACCCATGGGTTGGGTACGCGCCTGTGGGATCAGGACGGTCGCGAGTACCTGGATGCGGTGGCGGGCGTGGCTGTGACCAACGTCGGCCATTCCCACCCTCGACTGGTGGAGGCTATCAGCGAGCAGGCTGGCCTGCTGCTGCACACCTCCAACCTGTACGGCATCGACTGGCAGCAACGGTTGGCGAAAAAACTCACTCAGCTCTCAGCCATGGATCGGGTGTTTTTTAACAACTCTGGTGCCGAGGCCAACGAAACCGCACTGAAACTGGCGCGCCTTTATGGCTGGCACAAAGGTATCGAGCAGCCACTGGTGGTGGTCATGGAGAATGCGTTTCACGGACGCACATTGGGCACCTTGTCCGCCAGTGATGGCCCGGCGGTGCGCTTGGGCTTCAATCGGTTGCCGGGGGATTTCATCAAGGTGCCATTCGGTGATCTGGCGGCGCTGGAAAATATTCAGCAGGTTCATGGCGAGCGCATCGTTGCGGTACTGGTGGAACCGATCCAGGGCGAAAGCGGTGTGCAACTGGCGCCGCCCGGCTATCTCAAGACCTTGCGTCAACTGTGCACCCGGCGCGCCTGGTTGCTGATGCTCGACGAGATCCAGACCGGTATCGGCCGCACCGGCCAATGGTTTGCCTTCCAGCACGAAGGCATCGTGCCGGACGTCATGACCCTGGCCAAGGGCTTGGGCAATGGCGTGCCCATCGGCGCCTGCGTGGCCCGGGGCAAAGCGGCCGAACTGTTTACCCCTGGCAGCCACGGCAGCACCTTCGGCGGTAATCCGCTGGCCTGCCGGGTGGGCTGCACGGTGCTGGACATCATCCAGGAGCAAGGTTTGCTGGACAACGCCAGGCATCAGGGTGAACAGTTGCTCAACCGGCTGACGGCCGAACTGGCGGACAACCCGAACGTGCTGGCGATTCGCGGCCAGGGCTTGATGATCGGCGTCGAACTCAAGCAACCGGTCCGCGACCTGAGCCTTTGTGCCGCACGTGACCACGCTCTGCTGATCAATGTCACTCGCGGCAAGACCATCCGCCTGCTGCCCCCGTTGACCATTGATGGGCGGGAAGTGGAGATGATCGTCAGGGGGGTGAGCCGGTGCCTGGCGCAGGATTAA
- a CDS encoding LysR family transcriptional regulator gives MDLFQAMTVYVKVVETGSLTAAAQACEMSTTMVGNHLRALEERLGVRLINRTTRRQRLTEFGSSYYQRCLEVLGLVADSERLAEQTQGEPTGTLRITAPLTFGTERLAPALAEFSRLHPQLKLDVVLTNQRLDLLDHGFDVAIRLGPTDPKLIARPLMDYTLTICASRAYLARRGTPQKPADLEQHDCLSFAYSAGDEWRFAQDHWPINGPEGEIKVPVTGPMLINSSSGLHRAALAGMGVVMLPDALVAQDLEEGHLVALLQDYQLPHRPMNLMYAQDRYRLPKLRSFVEFAMQQWGKPQTQPE, from the coding sequence ATGGATCTTTTTCAGGCAATGACGGTTTACGTCAAAGTGGTGGAAACCGGGAGCCTGACAGCGGCGGCCCAGGCGTGCGAAATGTCCACCACCATGGTGGGTAATCACCTTCGCGCACTGGAAGAACGTCTTGGCGTGCGCCTGATCAACCGTACGACGCGGCGCCAGCGCCTGACGGAATTCGGCTCTTCCTATTACCAGCGCTGCCTGGAAGTACTCGGGCTGGTGGCCGACTCCGAACGACTGGCCGAGCAGACGCAAGGCGAGCCCACCGGCACCTTGCGCATCACCGCGCCACTGACCTTTGGCACCGAGCGCCTTGCCCCGGCGCTGGCCGAATTCAGCCGGCTCCATCCCCAGCTTAAACTCGACGTGGTGCTGACCAACCAACGCCTGGACCTGCTGGATCATGGTTTCGACGTCGCCATCCGTCTCGGCCCCACCGACCCTAAGCTGATCGCCCGACCGTTGATGGACTACACCCTGACCATCTGCGCATCCAGGGCCTACCTGGCGCGCCGCGGCACACCGCAAAAACCCGCTGACCTGGAGCAGCACGACTGCCTGTCCTTCGCCTATTCCGCCGGCGACGAGTGGCGCTTCGCCCAGGATCACTGGCCCATCAACGGGCCGGAAGGTGAAATCAAAGTACCGGTGACTGGGCCGATGCTGATCAACAGCTCCTCAGGACTGCATCGCGCGGCCCTGGCCGGCATGGGCGTGGTGATGCTGCCCGATGCACTGGTGGCGCAAGACCTGGAAGAAGGCCATCTGGTCGCGCTGCTGCAGGACTATCAACTTCCCCACCGGCCAATGAACCTGATGTATGCCCAGGATCGCTATCGGTTGCCCAAACTGCGCAGCTTTGTCGAATTTGCGATGCAGCAATGGGGCAAACCCCAAACCCAACCCGAATGA
- the eutB gene encoding hydroxyectoine utilization dehydratase EutB: protein MAVLQLQDVYLARQRIESLVRRTPMEHSPSLSRLMGVAVYLKLESLQITGSFKLRGASNAVAQLSPEQKALGVVTASTGNHGRALAHAASQQGVKAIVCLSNLVPANKVQAIRDLGAQVCIVGQSQDDAQREAERIAREQGATFLPPFDHPAIIAGQGTLGLEILEQQPDVAQVLVPLSGGGLFAGVALALKSANPAIQVHGISMARGAAMGASLAAGHPVEVEELPTLADSLGGGIGLDNRYTFDMTRQLSDDLHLLSEASIANALRHAYHEERLVLEGAAVVGIAALLDGLIEPRGPIVLVISGRNVDTEQHARVIAGAPQ, encoded by the coding sequence ATGGCAGTGTTGCAGCTACAGGATGTCTACCTCGCTCGCCAGCGCATCGAATCGCTGGTGCGGCGTACGCCCATGGAGCATTCCCCCAGCCTGTCACGGCTGATGGGGGTGGCGGTGTACCTCAAGCTTGAATCCCTGCAAATCACCGGCAGCTTCAAATTGCGTGGTGCGAGCAATGCCGTGGCCCAGCTCAGCCCCGAGCAAAAGGCCCTCGGCGTGGTCACCGCTTCGACCGGCAATCATGGTCGGGCGCTGGCCCATGCCGCTTCGCAACAAGGCGTCAAGGCGATTGTCTGCCTGTCGAACCTGGTGCCGGCCAACAAGGTCCAGGCGATCCGCGACCTCGGCGCGCAGGTGTGCATCGTCGGCCAGTCCCAGGACGATGCCCAGCGCGAAGCCGAACGCATCGCCAGAGAGCAGGGTGCGACCTTTCTGCCGCCCTTCGACCATCCAGCGATCATCGCCGGCCAGGGCACCCTCGGCCTGGAGATCCTCGAACAACAGCCGGATGTGGCCCAGGTGCTGGTGCCGTTGTCCGGTGGCGGCCTGTTCGCCGGCGTGGCGCTGGCGCTCAAAAGTGCGAATCCGGCGATTCAGGTGCATGGCATCAGCATGGCCCGAGGCGCCGCCATGGGCGCCAGCCTCGCCGCCGGGCATCCGGTGGAAGTCGAGGAGTTGCCCACTCTGGCGGACTCCCTCGGCGGCGGCATCGGCCTGGACAACCGCTACACCTTCGACATGACCCGGCAACTGAGCGATGACCTGCACCTGCTTTCAGAAGCTTCCATCGCCAATGCCTTGCGCCACGCCTATCACGAGGAACGCCTGGTGCTTGAGGGCGCTGCCGTGGTGGGTATTGCCGCTTTGCTCGACGGCCTGATCGAACCGCGCGGC
- the ehuB gene encoding ectoine/hydroxyectoine ABC transporter substrate-binding protein EhuB, translated as MSNFLPATCAPLRRLLMTCAVLGLAGSVHAATLDTVKSNSSIRIGYANETPFAFTETDGTVTGESPEIAKIIFAKMGIKQVNGVLTEWGSLIPGLRAGRFDVIAAGMYITPARCKQVLFTDPQYQLPDALLVAKGNPKQLHSYEDIAKQPDVKLAIMAGTVNLAYARDSGVKDEQILQVPDTTAQLQAVRAGRADAAVGTQLTMKGLASKGGDKVEAMTEFKDDPSHIGYGALAFRPEDKDLRDAVNAELKKWLGSEEHLKAVAPFGFDKSNVTSKTAAELCAQP; from the coding sequence ATGAGCAATTTCCTTCCCGCCACATGCGCGCCCCTGCGTCGGCTCTTAATGACTTGTGCCGTACTTGGCCTGGCTGGCAGCGTTCACGCCGCCACCCTCGATACCGTCAAAAGCAACAGCAGCATCCGGATCGGCTACGCCAACGAAACGCCGTTCGCCTTTACCGAAACCGACGGCACCGTTACCGGTGAATCACCGGAAATCGCCAAGATCATCTTCGCCAAGATGGGCATCAAGCAGGTCAACGGCGTGCTCACCGAATGGGGCTCGCTGATTCCCGGCCTGCGCGCCGGCCGATTCGATGTGATTGCCGCCGGGATGTACATCACGCCGGCGCGCTGCAAGCAGGTATTGTTCACCGATCCGCAATACCAGTTGCCCGATGCCCTGCTCGTGGCCAAGGGCAATCCCAAGCAACTGCACAGCTATGAAGACATCGCCAAACAACCGGACGTGAAGCTGGCAATCATGGCCGGTACGGTGAACCTGGCGTACGCCCGGGATTCCGGGGTCAAGGATGAGCAGATCCTTCAGGTCCCCGACACCACCGCGCAGTTGCAAGCGGTGCGCGCCGGTCGGGCGGACGCTGCCGTCGGCACGCAACTGACCATGAAGGGCCTGGCCAGCAAGGGCGGTGACAAGGTTGAGGCGATGACCGAGTTCAAGGACGACCCGTCGCACATCGGCTACGGCGCCCTCGCCTTCCGCCCCGAAGACAAAGACCTGCGCGATGCCGTCAATGCCGAGCTGAAGAAATGGCTAGGCTCTGAAGAACACCTCAAGGCCGTTGCGCCGTTCGGTTTCGACAAGTCCAACGTGACCAGCAAAACCGCGGCCGAGCTCTGCGCTCAGCCATAG
- the ehuC gene encoding ectoine/hydroxyectoine ABC transporter permease subunit EhuC has product MGELLPLLIQGAWVTLQVTFLGSLLAIVAAVLAALGRLSPWRALRWFSITYIEVFRGTSLLVQLFWLFFVLPLPPFNVELSPYAVAIVGLGLHIGAYGAEVMRGAISSVAKGQYEACTALNFSGFKRFKRIILPQALLAAIPPGTNLLIELLKNTSLVSLITLSDLSFRARQLDQATFQTLEIFSLALVMYFILAQAINLGMRHVERRLSRGRMRGGLS; this is encoded by the coding sequence ATGGGCGAATTACTTCCGTTATTAATTCAAGGGGCCTGGGTCACGCTTCAGGTGACCTTTCTCGGCTCGCTGCTGGCGATCGTCGCCGCGGTCCTGGCGGCCTTGGGGCGACTGTCACCGTGGCGAGCGCTGCGCTGGTTTTCCATCACCTACATCGAAGTGTTTCGTGGCACGTCGCTGCTGGTGCAGTTGTTCTGGTTGTTCTTCGTGCTGCCACTGCCGCCGTTCAACGTTGAGTTGAGCCCCTATGCTGTGGCGATTGTCGGCCTGGGCCTGCACATCGGCGCTTATGGTGCCGAAGTCATGCGCGGCGCCATCAGCTCGGTGGCCAAGGGGCAATACGAAGCGTGCACGGCGCTGAATTTCAGCGGCTTCAAGCGCTTCAAGCGGATCATCCTGCCCCAGGCCCTGCTGGCGGCGATCCCACCGGGCACCAACCTGCTGATCGAATTGCTGAAGAACACGTCACTGGTGTCGTTGATCACGTTGTCCGACCTGAGCTTCCGCGCGCGGCAGCTGGATCAGGCAACCTTCCAGACCCTGGAGATCTTCAGCCTGGCGCTGGTGATGTATTTCATCCTCGCCCAGGCCATTAACCTGGGTATGCGCCATGTCGAACGACGACTGAGCCGGGGCCGGATGCGTGGAGGTCTGTCATGA
- a CDS encoding OmpA family protein: MFTSRRLIVVATAVALLSGCASPNPYDNQGQASTESSGMSKTAKYGGLGALAGALAGAAIGHDNRGKGALIGAAVVGASAAGYGYYADQQEKKLRASMANTGVEVQRQGDQIKLIMPGNITFATDSANIASSFYQPLNNLANSLKEFNQNQIEIVGYTDSTGSRQHNMDLSQRRAQSVATYLTSQGVSGANLTARGAGPDNPVASNADVNGRAQNRRVEVNLKAIPGQQYQTAPQQGQTYQQYP; the protein is encoded by the coding sequence ATGTTCACCTCGCGTCGCTTGATTGTTGTCGCAACCGCTGTGGCCCTGCTGTCCGGCTGCGCGTCGCCTAATCCTTATGACAACCAGGGGCAGGCCTCCACAGAGTCCTCCGGCATGAGCAAGACTGCCAAGTACGGCGGCCTCGGTGCCCTGGCCGGTGCGTTGGCCGGTGCGGCCATCGGTCACGATAACCGTGGCAAGGGTGCATTGATCGGCGCTGCGGTCGTGGGGGCTTCCGCGGCCGGCTACGGTTACTACGCCGACCAGCAGGAAAAGAAACTGCGTGCCAGCATGGCCAATACCGGCGTTGAAGTGCAGCGCCAGGGCGACCAGATCAAACTGATCATGCCGGGCAACATCACCTTCGCCACCGACTCGGCGAACATCGCATCCAGTTTCTACCAGCCGCTGAACAACCTGGCCAACTCCCTCAAGGAGTTCAACCAGAACCAGATCGAAATCGTGGGTTATACCGACAGCACCGGCAGCCGCCAGCACAACATGGATCTGTCGCAACGTCGTGCACAGAGCGTGGCGACCTACCTGACGTCCCAAGGTGTCAGTGGCGCCAACCTGACGGCCCGCGGTGCCGGCCCGGACAATCCGGTGGCCAGCAACGCCGACGTCAATGGCCGCGCGCAAAACCGCCGTGTCGAAGTCAACCTCAAGGCCATTCCGGGCCAGCAATACCAGACAGCGCCGCAGCAGGGGCAGACTTACCAGCAGTACCCATAA
- a CDS encoding PLP-dependent aminotransferase family protein gives MEKWKSALDAARSGESKYKILVQAIADDIEQGALANDQRLPPQRQVADAMGISVQTVTNAYKELERQGLVRCEVGRGSFVSRRMSDRVATYILDSPERALVDFSITRIMHTREHDQFWRDTCLQLSTEEDQPWIHAFRPIAGFESHREAAAQWIGRQRLKVDRNDILITNGAAHGIFLALASLAGPDDVVLCEGVTDHGVIGNSQVLGFTLKGLEMDRYGIDPEHFEDMCSNERITALVCTPNLNNPTTSLMPDTRRREIAEIARRFGVHIIEDDVYGPLLDERRAPPISHYLPELSFYCTSMTKSVLTGLRIGYLVVPKRLALRTESILRVNSWMATPMVSEIAARWIRDGRAESLVQLQRRLLAGRQAMVTEYMGEHLLGQHPHALNAWIGIPPRWEVDSLVRALRHKHIAVTSPDPFTVRGTPKPRAVRVCVGAECSDEEMRHALIGMREMFDQYPQVHDF, from the coding sequence ATGGAAAAGTGGAAATCAGCCTTGGACGCGGCCCGTAGCGGTGAGTCCAAATACAAGATTCTGGTACAGGCCATTGCTGACGATATCGAGCAGGGCGCCCTGGCCAATGACCAACGCCTGCCGCCGCAACGGCAAGTGGCCGACGCCATGGGCATCAGCGTGCAGACCGTTACTAATGCCTACAAGGAGCTGGAGCGCCAAGGGCTGGTGCGCTGTGAAGTGGGGCGCGGCAGCTTCGTTTCGCGACGCATGAGTGATCGGGTCGCGACCTACATCCTCGACAGCCCCGAGCGAGCGCTGGTGGACTTTTCCATCACGCGAATCATGCACACCCGCGAGCACGACCAGTTCTGGCGCGACACCTGCCTTCAATTGAGCACCGAAGAAGATCAGCCGTGGATTCATGCTTTTCGTCCGATCGCAGGTTTTGAATCCCATCGCGAAGCGGCCGCCCAATGGATCGGCCGCCAGAGGTTGAAGGTTGATCGCAACGACATATTGATCACCAACGGCGCAGCCCATGGGATCTTCCTTGCTCTTGCTTCCCTGGCCGGCCCCGATGATGTGGTGCTCTGCGAAGGGGTGACCGACCACGGGGTGATCGGCAATTCCCAGGTGCTGGGTTTCACCCTCAAGGGCCTGGAGATGGATCGCTATGGCATCGACCCTGAACACTTCGAGGACATGTGCAGCAACGAGCGCATCACCGCGCTGGTGTGCACGCCGAACCTGAACAACCCCACCACCAGCCTGATGCCCGACACCCGCCGGCGGGAAATCGCCGAGATTGCCCGGCGCTTTGGTGTGCACATCATCGAAGATGACGTATACGGTCCGCTGCTGGACGAGCGCCGTGCGCCGCCCATCAGCCACTACCTGCCGGAGCTGTCGTTCTATTGCACCAGCATGACCAAGTCGGTGCTCACGGGGCTGCGCATCGGTTATCTGGTGGTGCCCAAGCGCCTGGCGCTACGCACCGAGAGCATCCTGCGGGTCAACAGCTGGATGGCCACGCCCATGGTCTCGGAGATCGCCGCCCGCTGGATTCGCGATGGCCGCGCCGAGTCGCTGGTGCAGCTGCAACGACGGCTGTTGGCCGGGCGGCAGGCGATGGTGACCGAGTACATGGGCGAGCATCTGCTGGGCCAGCATCCTCACGCCTTGAATGCCTGGATAGGCATCCCACCCCGGTGGGAGGTGGACAGCCTGGTGCGGGCGCTGCGGCACAAACACATCGCCGTGACCTCTCCCGACCCGTTCACCGTGCGCGGCACCCCCAAACCTCGTGCGGTGCGAGTATGCGTAGGCGCCGAATGCAGCGATGAGGAAATGCGCCATGCGCTGATCGGCATGCGCGAGATGTTTGACCAGTATCCGCAGGTGCATGATTTTTAA